In the genome of Nycticebus coucang isolate mNycCou1 chromosome 12, mNycCou1.pri, whole genome shotgun sequence, one region contains:
- the MEFV gene encoding pyrin, whose protein sequence is MARTLSDHLLSTLEELVPYDLEKFKFKLQNTSLEKEHSRIPRGQLQTARPVRVADLLVTHYGEEYAVRLTLQVLRGINQRLLAEELHRVISQEYPTQESSTDSSTASCSTGENKSKNLKTADSNIDQSNDGVATPPSSQLEAGRGTPRKPVGKRRDSKGLECLEAQGKPWLRGTPLLYRRGTGLSKAPGTPRASTGLRRNASSAGRLQGLSSGALGRKESKKSEEHIYLPSGKKRPKSLELTIPSVERELPHPETLLTQEEIIPANPDEAAISKAVATLDVGATVAGEKDSQNLEHSGGTFRNTLSNALLAGEEKATVPWEENRVGVQEIPETMEKMVDSVLHESSNLEVPESSSEKRPQNPEDLASLGMVACKGSPPDKASNTLCYTQEGDRVGGTYVQDSCICPVASGNPEASGSRPSSCLQCQARRNSGSLSPQLLPQCKRHMKQVQLLFCDDHGEPICLICRLSQEHRGHQVRPIEEAALDYKEQIQKHLKHLKALRKSGEEQKSQGATQMANFLKQTEIQKKRMQSQREQLCQFLAQQEKLFVAWLEELGQTIGQVRETYGTRVSQDITLLDSLIGELEAKQCQSEWELLQDIGDTLHRAETVAAPEPWATPPEMKEKIHLLYQKSEFVEKSMKHFSETLRSEMETFNVPELIGAQAHAVNVILDAETAHPNLIFSDDLKSVRLGNKGERLPDGPERFDSCLIALGFQSFLSGCHYWEVEVGDKTGWVLGICKASSSRKGSMTLTPENGYWVVMMMKRNEYQASTFPPTRLRMREPPRRVGIFLDYKAGDISFYNVTARSHIYTFTGVSSSGPLRPLFSPGTHDGGKNMGPLTICSVGSQRPH, encoded by the exons ATGGCCAGGACCCTGAGTGACCATTTGCTGTCCACCCTGGAGGAATTGGTACCCTACGACCTTGAGAAGTTCAAGTTCAAGTTGCAGAACACCAGTTTGGAGAAGGAACACTCCCGGATCCCCCGGGGCCAGCTACAGACAGCCAGGCCGGTGAGGGTGGCTGATCTGCTGGTCACCCACTATGGGGAGGAATATGCTGTGCGGCTGACACTGCAGGTTTTGCGGGGCATCAATCAGCGCCTCCTGGCAGAGGAGCTTCACAGGGTGATCAGCCAAG AATATCCAACTCAAGAAAGTAGCACAGACAGTTCTACAGCTTCTTGTTCCACTGGGGAGAATAAGTCCAAGAACCTGAAGACAGCGGACTCCAACATCGATCAGAGCAACGACGGGGTGGCAACCCCGCCCTCCAGCCAGCTGGAGGCAGGGCGAGGAACCCCCAGGAAGCCTGTTGGCAAGCGGAGGGACTCAAAGGGCCTTGAGTGCCTAGAAGCCCAGGGAAAGCCATGGCTCCGGGGCACACCGCTGCTGTACAGGAGAGGCACAGGCCTCAGCAAGGCGCCGGGGACCCCTAGGGCAAGCACCGGGCTCCGCAGGAATGCCAGTTCAGCAGGAAGACTCCAAGGGCTCTCCAGTGGGGCCCTGGGGAGGAAAGAATCCAAGAAATCCGAAGAACACATATATTTACCTTCAGGAAAGAAGCGACCCAAAAGTCTTGAATTGACCATTCCTTCAGTGGAGAGAGAACTCCCACACCCAGAAACACTGCTGACTCAAGAGGAAATAATCCCTGCAAATCCAGACGAGGCAGCTATTTCCAAAGCTGTGGCCACTCTGGATGTGGGGGCTACTGTGGCTGGGGAAAAAGACTCACAGAATCTAGAACATTCTGGGGGAACCTTCAGGAACACACTTTCCAATGCACTGTTGGCTGGAGAAGAAAAAGCCACAGTGCCCTGGGAGGAAAATAGAGTTGGGGTCCAGGAGATCCCTGAGACCATGGAGAAGATGGTAGACAGTGTGCTCCATGAGTCTTCAAATCTAGAAGTCCCTGAATCTTCAAGTGAGAAAAGACCCCAAAATCCAGAAGACCTAGCATCCTTAGGAATGGTGGCTTGTAAAG GGAGCCCACCAGACAAGGCTTCGAATACCCTTTGCTACACCCAGGAAGGAGATAGAGTTGGTGGAACTTACGTGCAGGATTCCTGCATCTGCCCTGTTGCTTCTGGGAACCCTGAGGCCTCAGGCAGCCGCCCATCCAGCTGCCTCCAGTGCCAGGCAAGGAGGAACTCTGGAAGCCTAAGCCCCCAGCTCCTGCCACAGTGTAAGCGCCACATGAAGCAGGTCCAGCTGCTCTTCTGTGACGATCATGGGGAGCCCATATGTCTCATCTGCAGGTTGAGTCAGGAGCACCGAGGCCACCAGGTGCGCCCCATTGAGGAGGCTGCCCTGGACTACAAG GAGCAAATCCAGAAGCACCTGAAGCATCTGAAAGCGCTGAGAAAATCTGGGGAGGAGCAGAAATCCCAGGGAGCTACGCAGATGGCCAACTTTCTG AAACAAACTGAAATCCAGAAGAAGCGGATGCAGAGCCAGCGGGAACAGCTCTGCCAGTTTCTGGCACAGCAAGAGAAGCTCTTTGTGGCCTGGTTGGAGGAACTGGGCCAGACTATTGGCCAGGTCAGGGAGACATATGGCACCCGTGTGTCCCAGGACATCACCCTGCTTGATTCTCTGATTGGGGAGCTGGAGGCCAAGCAGTGCCAGTCAGAATGGGAGCTTCTGCAG GACATCGGAGACACCTTGCACAG GGCCGAGACAGTGGCTGCTCCTGAGCCATGGGCCACTCCAccagagatgaaagaaaagatcCATCTGCTCTACCAGAAATCAGAGTTTGTGGAGAAGAGCATGAAGCACTTCTCGG AAACACTTCGTTCAGAAATGGAAACGTTCAATG TTCCAGAACTGATTGGTGCTCAGGCACATGCTG TTAATGTGATTCTGGATGCAGAAACCGCCCACCCCAACCTCATCTTCTCTGATGATCTGAAGAGTGTAAGACTCGGAAACAAGGGTGAGCGGCTGCCTGATGGCCCAGAAAGATTTGACAGCTGCCTCATTGCCCTGGGCTTTCAGAGCTTCCTTTCAGGCTGCCACTACTGGGAGGTGGAGGTTGGAGACAAGACAGGGTGGGTCCTGGGCATCTGCAAGGCATCCTCGAGCAGGAAAGGGAGCATGACACTGACACCAGAGAATGGCTACTGGGTAGTGATGATGATGAAGCGAAATGAGTACCAGGCATCCACTTTTCCCCCAACCCGCCTGAGAATGAGGGAGCCCCCCAGGCGTGTGGGCATCTTCCTGGACTACAAGGCTGGAGACATTTCCTTTTACAATGTGACTGCCCGATCCCATATCTACACTTTCACTGGTGTATCTTCCTCTGGGCCCCTTCGACCTCTTTTCAGCCCTGGGACACATGATGGAGGGAAGAACATGGGTCCTCTTACCATCTGTTCAGTGGGTAGCCAGAGGCCTCACTGA